From the Martelella mediterranea DSM 17316 genome, one window contains:
- a CDS encoding ABC transporter ATP-binding protein, translated as MSAPELEVKGVSRVFPGRRGAKPVQALSPTDLTLEKNDFVTILGPSGCGKSTLLRIVAGLDRPTTGAVYLEGREIKGPGADRGMVFQSYTLFPWLTIRENVGFGLREKGMKASAIKETVDLYLDRVGLSAFAEHWPKQLSGGMQQRTAIARALANDPKILLLDEPFGALDNQTRGLMQELLLGIWEREKKTVIFVTHDIEEAVFMASRVVTMSARPGRISSITPVDFPHPRDYRLKADPEFAKLRMQLTEEIRAEVIAAASRG; from the coding sequence ATGAGCGCGCCGGAACTCGAAGTCAAAGGCGTGTCGCGGGTCTTTCCCGGGCGGCGGGGCGCTAAGCCGGTGCAGGCGCTGTCGCCGACGGACCTGACGCTTGAAAAGAACGATTTCGTCACCATCCTCGGCCCGTCCGGCTGCGGCAAGTCGACACTTCTGCGCATCGTCGCCGGTCTCGACAGGCCGACCACCGGGGCCGTCTATCTGGAAGGCAGGGAGATCAAGGGGCCGGGCGCCGATCGCGGCATGGTGTTCCAGTCCTATACGCTGTTTCCATGGCTGACGATCCGCGAGAATGTCGGCTTCGGCCTGCGCGAAAAGGGCATGAAGGCATCGGCCATCAAGGAGACGGTCGATCTCTATCTCGATCGCGTCGGCCTTTCCGCCTTTGCCGAACATTGGCCGAAGCAGCTTTCGGGCGGCATGCAGCAGCGGACCGCGATCGCCCGCGCGCTCGCCAACGACCCGAAGATCCTGCTTCTCGACGAGCCGTTCGGCGCGCTCGATAACCAGACCCGCGGGCTGATGCAGGAACTTCTGCTCGGCATCTGGGAGCGGGAGAAGAAGACGGTGATCTTTGTCACCCACGATATCGAGGAGGCGGTGTTCATGGCCTCGCGCGTCGTCACCATGTCGGCGCGGCCGGGGCGGATTTCGTCGATCACCCCCGTCGATTTTCCACATCCGCGCGATTATCGCCTGAAGGCCGATCCGGAATTCGCGAAGCTCCGGATGCAGCTCACCGAGGAAATCCGCGCCGAGGTGATTGCCGCGGCGAGCCGGGGCTGA
- the hutC gene encoding histidine utilization repressor, which produces MAEESRPLALHARIEREVEDRILSGEWPPGTRIPFEHELTAHYGCSRMTVNKALSQLVKKGLIERRRKSGSYVRQPEVLSAVMEIHQLEREVRALGLAYAFRLIEATERSAGEADRKRLLLSAPAAVMHIRGIHSAGSRPFCLEDRLISLEEVPQARAADFSKYPPGSWLLEQVPWSAAEHRINAVGAGRAEAELLDLREGAPCLVIARRTWNASGSITQVNLTYPGDMHTLVAEFSPSGRAG; this is translated from the coding sequence ATGGCCGAGGAAAGCCGTCCGCTGGCGCTGCATGCCCGCATCGAACGTGAGGTCGAGGATCGTATCCTCTCCGGGGAATGGCCGCCCGGCACACGCATCCCGTTCGAGCACGAGTTGACGGCGCATTACGGCTGCTCGCGCATGACGGTCAACAAGGCGCTGTCGCAGCTCGTGAAGAAGGGGCTGATCGAGCGACGGCGCAAATCGGGCTCCTATGTCCGCCAGCCGGAAGTGCTGTCCGCCGTCATGGAAATCCACCAGCTCGAGCGCGAGGTGCGCGCGCTTGGCCTTGCCTATGCCTTCCGGCTGATCGAGGCCACGGAGCGCAGCGCGGGCGAGGCCGATCGCAAGCGGCTCCTGCTGTCGGCGCCGGCGGCGGTGATGCATATCCGCGGCATCCACAGCGCCGGCAGCCGCCCCTTCTGTCTCGAAGATCGCCTGATCAGCCTTGAGGAAGTGCCGCAGGCGCGGGCGGCGGATTTTTCGAAGTATCCGCCTGGCTCCTGGCTCTTGGAGCAGGTGCCGTGGAGCGCCGCCGAACATCGCATCAATGCCGTCGGCGCGGGCCGAGCCGAGGCCGAGCTGCTCGATCTGCGCGAAGGCGCGCCCTGCCTGGTGATTGCCCGGCGGACATGGAATGCCAGCGGGTCGATCACCCAGGTCAACCTTACCTATCCCGGCGACATGCACACGCTCGTCGCCGAGTTTTCGCCATCGGGCAGGGCGGGGTAG
- a CDS encoding 2,3-bisphosphoglycerate-dependent phosphoglycerate mutase, which translates to MSGTLVLVRHGQSEWNLKNLFTGWKDPDLTDQGRAEALAGAKALAETGIKFDIAFTSNLIRAQNTCQIILDEIGQSDLETVKDEAINERDYGDLAGLNKDDARKKWGEEQVHIWRRSYDVPPPGGESLKDTGARVWPYYLTDILPRVLRGEKVLVAAHGNSLRALIMILDRMSKEEILKLNLATGVPIVYTLNPDSTVADKAVLGDMSSAH; encoded by the coding sequence ATGAGCGGAACGCTGGTTCTGGTCCGTCACGGCCAAAGCGAATGGAACCTGAAGAACCTTTTCACCGGCTGGAAGGATCCTGATCTCACCGATCAGGGAAGGGCCGAGGCCCTTGCCGGCGCCAAGGCGCTGGCCGAAACCGGAATCAAGTTCGACATCGCCTTCACCTCGAACCTCATCCGCGCCCAAAACACCTGCCAGATCATTCTTGACGAGATCGGACAATCCGACCTCGAGACCGTCAAGGACGAGGCGATCAACGAGCGCGACTATGGCGATCTCGCCGGCCTCAACAAGGACGACGCCCGCAAGAAATGGGGCGAGGAACAGGTCCATATCTGGCGCCGGTCCTATGACGTGCCGCCGCCCGGCGGCGAGAGCCTGAAGGACACTGGCGCGCGGGTCTGGCCCTATTACCTGACCGACATCCTGCCGCGCGTGCTCAGGGGCGAAAAGGTGCTGGTCGCAGCCCACGGGAATTCGCTGCGCGCGCTGATCATGATCCTCGACAGGATGAGCAAGGAGGAAATCCTGAAGCTCAACCTCGCGACCGGCGTTCCCATCGTCTACACGCTCAACCCGGATTCCACGGTCGCCGACAAGGCCGTGCTGGGCGACATGTCGTCCGCGCACTGA
- the dapB gene encoding 4-hydroxy-tetrahydrodipicolinate reductase, translated as MNSPAMKLVVVGASGRMGQTLIRVICETEGAVLHAAIDRPDSPALGKDAGVLAGVGELGVAITDDPLKAFVDADGVLDFTVPAASVEYAELAAQARIVHVIGTTGMSEEDEAKVKAASRHARIVKSGNMSLGVNLLGVLVKEAAAALSARGWDIEVLEMHHRHKVDAPSGTALLLGEAAAEGRGVSLKDKAVKVRDGHTGAREEGTIGFATLRGGSVVGEHSVLLAGEGETVSLTHKATDRSIFARGAVAAALWARDQKPGLYSMLDVLGLSK; from the coding sequence ATGAATTCTCCGGCAATGAAGCTCGTCGTCGTGGGCGCCAGCGGACGGATGGGCCAGACCCTCATCCGCGTCATCTGCGAGACCGAAGGCGCCGTGCTGCACGCCGCGATCGACCGGCCCGACAGTCCGGCGCTTGGCAAGGATGCCGGCGTTCTTGCCGGCGTCGGCGAGCTTGGCGTCGCGATCACCGACGATCCGCTGAAGGCCTTTGTCGATGCCGATGGCGTGCTCGACTTTACCGTGCCTGCCGCCTCCGTCGAATATGCAGAGCTGGCCGCCCAGGCGCGCATCGTCCATGTCATCGGCACCACCGGCATGTCGGAGGAGGACGAGGCCAAAGTGAAGGCGGCAAGCCGCCACGCCCGGATCGTCAAATCCGGCAATATGAGCCTCGGCGTCAATCTTCTCGGTGTTCTGGTGAAAGAGGCTGCAGCAGCCTTGTCGGCCAGGGGCTGGGATATCGAGGTGCTGGAAATGCACCACCGCCACAAGGTCGATGCCCCCTCCGGCACCGCGCTGCTTCTGGGCGAGGCCGCCGCCGAAGGGCGCGGCGTCTCGCTGAAGGACAAGGCCGTGAAGGTGCGCGACGGCCATACCGGCGCGCGCGAAGAAGGCACGATCGGCTTTGCCACGCTGCGCGGCGGCTCGGTGGTCGGCGAGCATTCCGTGCTGCTGGCCGGCGAGGGCGAGACCGTGAGCCTGACGCACAAGGCCACCGACCGCAGCATCTTCGCCCGCGGCGCGGTCGCGGCGGCGCTATGGGCGCGCGACCAGAAACCCGGACTTTATTCCATGCTCGACGTGCTCGGGCTTTCCAAATAG
- a CDS encoding glucokinase has product MARIPLDQPLAFPILIGDIGGTNARFSLVVDPYAEPRDFPIVHTADFATIGDAIQAAVMDKSSLQPRSAILAVAGPIRGDEIPLTNCDWVVKPRDMIAHLGLVDVIVINDFEAQALAIANMPDEFREPIGDRPDKMLASRVVLGPGTGLGVAGLVHAEERWIPVPGEGGHIDVGPRTARDYEVFPHIKTIEGRVAAEQILCGRGMVNLYNAICAADGIAPKPYEPKDVSQHGLDGTDRQAVETLTLFATYLGRLAGDMAMVFMARGGVYLAGGISQKILPALKKPEFRAAFEDKAPHTKLLEAIPTYVVTHPLAALAGLSSFARTPTRFGLALDGRRWRV; this is encoded by the coding sequence ATGGCCAGAATTCCGCTCGACCAACCGCTAGCCTTCCCCATCCTGATCGGCGATATCGGCGGCACCAACGCCCGGTTTTCGTTGGTGGTCGATCCCTATGCCGAGCCGCGCGACTTCCCTATCGTCCACACCGCCGATTTCGCCACGATCGGCGACGCGATCCAGGCGGCGGTGATGGACAAGTCCTCGCTGCAGCCGCGAAGCGCGATCCTCGCGGTCGCCGGCCCGATCCGGGGCGATGAGATTCCGCTGACCAATTGCGACTGGGTGGTGAAGCCGCGCGACATGATCGCCCATCTTGGCCTTGTCGACGTCATCGTCATCAATGATTTCGAGGCCCAGGCGCTGGCGATCGCCAACATGCCGGACGAGTTTCGCGAGCCGATCGGCGACCGGCCGGACAAGATGCTCGCCTCGCGGGTCGTGCTCGGCCCCGGCACCGGTCTCGGGGTCGCCGGCCTCGTTCATGCCGAGGAGCGCTGGATACCGGTTCCCGGCGAGGGCGGACATATCGATGTCGGCCCGCGCACCGCGCGCGACTACGAGGTTTTCCCCCATATCAAGACGATCGAGGGCCGGGTGGCGGCCGAGCAGATCCTGTGCGGCCGCGGCATGGTGAACCTCTATAACGCCATCTGCGCCGCCGACGGCATCGCGCCGAAACCGTATGAGCCAAAGGATGTCAGCCAGCACGGGCTTGACGGCACCGACCGCCAAGCGGTCGAAACCCTCACGCTGTTTGCCACCTATCTCGGCCGCCTCGCCGGCGACATGGCCATGGTGTTCATGGCGCGCGGCGGCGTCTATCTCGCCGGCGGCATCTCGCAGAAAATCCTGCCGGCGCTGAAAAAGCCGGAATTCCGCGCCGCCTTCGAGGACAAGGCCCCGCACACCAAGCTTCTGGAAGCGATTCCGACCTATGTCGTGACCCATCCGCTGGCAGCCCTTGCTGGCCTTTCCAGCTTCGCCCGCACCCCCACCCGCTTCGGCCTCGCCCTCGACGGCCGCCGCTGGCGGGTTTGA